A stretch of DNA from Ovis aries strain OAR_USU_Benz2616 breed Rambouillet chromosome 14, ARS-UI_Ramb_v3.0, whole genome shotgun sequence:
aatgcaataaatgagataaaaaacactctggagggaaccaacagtagaataaaggaggaagaagataggatagtgaggtagaagatagaaataaatgaagcagagaggaaaaaagaaaaaagaattaaaagaaatgaagacaacctcagagacctcctggacaatgttaaatgctccagcatttgaatcataggagtcccggaagaagaagacaaaaagaaaggccatgagaaaatacttgaggagataatagttgaaaacttccctaaaatggagaaggaaatagtcacccaagtccaagaaaccgaGAGAGTCCCAAACatgataaacccaaggtgaaacaccccaagacacatattaataaaattaacagagatcaaacacaaagaacaaatattaaaagcagcaagggaaaaacaacaaataacacacaagggcattcccataaggataacagctgatctttcgatagaaactcttcaggccagaagggaatggcaggacgtacttaaagtgatgaaagagaaaaaccaacaaCCCAGACGACTGTACCCGCAAGgagctcattcaaatatgaaggagaaatcaaaagctttacagacaagcaaaggctgagagaattcagcaccacaaaaccagctctccaacaaatgctaaaggatcttctctagacaggaaacacagaaagggtgtataaactcgaacccaaaacaacaaagtaaatggtaacaggatcacactcatcaataattaccttaaatgtaaatgggttgtatgccccaatcaaaagacaaagactgtctgaatggataaaaaaacaagtcccctatatatgttgtctacaagagacccacctcaaaacaagggacacatacagactgaaagtgaagggctgtgaaaagatatttcatgcaaatggagaccaaaagaaagcaggagtagcaatactcatatcagataaaatagactttaaaataaaggctgtgaaaagagacaaagaagaacactacataatgatcaaaggatcagtccaagaagaagatataacaattataaatatatatgcacccaatataggagcaacgcaatatgtaagacaaatgctaacaagtatgcaAGGGGAAATTCACAATAActcaataatagtgggagactttaatacctcactcacacctatggatagagcaactaaacagaaaattaacaaggaaacacaaactttaaatgatacaatggaccagttagacctaattgatatctataggacatttcaccccccaaaaaatgaatttcacctttttctcaagtgcacatggaagcttttccaggatagatcacatcctgggccataaatctagccttggtaaattcaaaaaaatttgaaatcatcccaaacatcttttctgactacaatGCTGTGGTCAGATTACATGTCAAGAttagattagatgtcaattacaggaaaaaaaactattaaaaattccagcatatggaggctaTACAACATGCTTCTgagtaaccaacaaatcacagaagaaatctaaatatgcatagaaatgaatgaaaacacaacaacccaaaacctatgggacactgtaaaagcaatgctaaggggaaggttcatagcaatacaggcttacctcaagaaacaagaaaaaagtcaaataaataacctaactctccacctaaagcaactagaaaaggaagaaatgatgaaccccagggttagtagaaggaaagaaatcttaaaaattagggcagaaataaatgcaaaagaaacgaaATGATACATGCCtcccaatgttcatagctgcACTACTTACAACaaccaggacatagaagcaacccaagtgcccatcaactgATGATTGGATTAAGAAGATGggctatatacatatacaatggaatacttcaGGTcaattccagtatttttttttgttaattaatattaaatattttaatgagtaAAGTAAGttactttgtttattttaaaaaatttatttttactttattttgctttacaatactgtaatggttttgccatacattgacaatcCTATGCACACAGGAGCCTAGGCAACTATAGTCCATGAGTCGCAaaaatgactgaattgacttagcatgcatgtattcAGCCTAATATGGTTAGTGGCACCATACTGGCTCTCTCAGTGTAtacttcatctttttattttgccaactagcattattatttttttcacggaaagcattttattttaaatatagcagtgtgcacatgtcaatcccaaactcccctctaTCTGTCCTCCCACTCCTCCCCTCTGGTAACTCTAAGTTTGTTTCTCTAAGTCTACAAGTCTGTTTCAGTCTTGTAAATAAGTCTACCCTTGTAAAATATTACTGAATAGAGGGgtttgcttttattcattttgttttattttaaactgaataatTTGAAGAATCAACTGGCAAGTTTTTTATGCTTTATTGGAATTTTAGAAAAAGTAGGGTGATCATGATAAGCTACCTAGTATGAGCAATTGATTAGAGCATCTCCCCAAGCAGTGACATAGTTACAATAGAGTCCTGGAATAGCTAGGAGATTATTAAGAAGTGGTGGGATTTTTAAAGATGATACTATAATTCTTGGACTCCACTCCTCACCTCAGAGCTGCTGGGCTGCTTTGGAGGAGAAGGAGTGTCCACGAGGAACCCCTTTAACAAGAGATCTAGGTCCTTGATTTCTAACACTCTGTGTGCTCAGAGGATGGGGCCAAGTCAGGGCTCAGCATGGTCTTGGTTTATGTTGAATTCCTCATAGATAATGGGCTCGGTGGAGGGGTGCATGGGCCTCAGGGAAGTGGGAGTGGACTGTCTCTTGGAGAGGGTCCCGAGGTCCAAGTGAGCATATATCACGTCTTCTACTGCAGAGTCCTGAGAGGAGAGAGGTGAGAATGATGGACTGAGACATGATCTTTGAAGGCTGGGCCACTGGGCATTGGAGGGGCTCAGACTATGGCAAAGGTTTGGGGTGGAGGACTCACCTCGCCATTCACTGTTCTGTCTTCCATGGGCTCTCCTTCCATGATGGCAACATCTGAGAATGGAAGAGAGTCAAGGCTCTTCAGGGTGGAGGCAGTTATTCCAGACCTCCGTAACATTGATAGTTACATCAAAGCCAGAAAAAGGCAGGGGTGTGCCCCAGGTTGCTGAGCCTGTCTACTCcactaaatgaaaacaaaacaaaacaaagcaaaacattcCATATGCAAGCCCAGCCATTCACCGACTGTCTCAGGAGCCTGTGCAAACCCACAGACCCATTCTACATCTTCTGTTGTGGACCATGCTCTTCTATATATCAGCAGAGTCCCAAGATCATGCAGGGGAGAAAAATGGATGGCTGTAGTTGAAGGGAAGAACAGGGCTTGAaatgtccctggtggcccagggattAAGAGTCAACCTTCCAGTTCAGGGagcgtgggttctatccctggtgggAGAATTGAGATCCCAAATGCCTTGACGCAACTATCCTCAGTgatgcaactgctgagcctgtgagcTCTGGAGCCTTGAACTGCACGCCAGCTCCACAATGaggatcccccatgctgcagccaagacctgatgcagccaagaataaatcaacacatattttcataaaaagaacAGGGTTCCATGGGTCTCTGAAGATGTCCCATCAGGGATTACAACAATGGAAAGTTTTTAACCTACAAGGAGTGAAAACGCCATTCTTTGCTATAAGCCCACTTCCCCCTGTGTCAGAATACGCTGAGCTCACCGCCTTCAGACTTACGATTTTGGGCAGAACACCAGTGACAGACAAGAGCAGAGAGGATGATGCTGATAGAGGTAAAAGCTATGGAGAGCCCAAGGACAATGTGCCACATGCTGGAGTGTTCTTGAGGAAGGGGTGCTTCTGCCAACAAGCAAACGGTAGAAGGTTTGGTTATTCATTGCACAGGCTGTGCCCCTACACACTGGATTTATTGTATACTTGAGTCAAAATGTCAGCATCTCTCAACCTGATCAGTTATGGTCTCCACTTCCCAGGAGGTACCGAAGCATCCAGGAGAGATGCTAGCAGTGGATGAAGTAAATGGGCCATGCAAAACTAGCAGACATCTGAACCAAGGTCCCCCGGGAACTGATGCAGTTTTTCTCTGCTGCCCCGTATGACAAGGCATGGTGATTTTGGTTGAATGTGACCCTTTAATCCACAATACATTTCCCCTCCATCCACATAGACCTGGAATGGAATCCTCAAGAAGATATGACACTTCTATTTCTGCCCTGTGGAATGCTTAGTTCACAAAACACTAACAGAGGAATAACACATATTGAAGGTGCTTCCTAAAATTCTCCGCCTGCCCCACCATCCTTCCCCAAAGATCCTGGGGGAGCGAGGGTGAGCATCTCCCTTAAGCATGGGGTTAGGTCACTCTGACCTGCTTTGTTCAATTTAGAAATTCCCAGTCACAGAGCATGAGAAGCTCAATGCCCAGTCTGGTTCTAGGCAGACCACAGTCTCAAATGCTGACATGACAGGGATGTTGAGgagcccagggtcacagagctgggaggTGGTAGAACCAACACTCACACAGGAGGCCTCTGTTTTGTCAGAAGTTTGCTGAGACAGGAGACCGTCTGGCTTACCTTCTGTGGTGTGTGGATCCATGGTTGACGGGCAAGTACTTGTAGTGGATCCTAGGGGAGAAAAGCCAGAAGGGGTGAACAGTAACCTTCCTCATACCCACTGAATGAGGACTATTCTTTCTGGAAGGTTGACCTCCTGCTTGTCCTTGACTCTGTCATCCCTCAGAGcactgatgggggaggggagagcttCTGGTCCCTCCCCATGAATGCACTGAGTAGACCCTCCATCCTGGAGACATGATGGTGGAAGGAGGCGGGAAGGATATGCCTGGTGGTGAAAGACAGCTGTAAGCTAGAGACATCCTCTCTGCTCTGGGAATGTCTGTGCTCCTTAATTGGAAAATCACCTGTATGTCAGAGGTGCTACTGGGAAAGCATTAAGAGCAAGGGGCTGATGCATCTCGGATCCTCCCGAATGagcccagcctctcctcctcctgggtcTACCCTGACCCTTTTCTGTATTTGTCTGGATAGACAGGACTCTGGTGTGGAGCATCCAtacaggaggtggaagagggctGAGATGCCATCTaccatctctcttcctctctggttCTCATTGCCTCCCTTTCTCCAGAAGCCCTAGGTTTCCCCTGACGCCAGCATGGAGTCCTTGATATAGAGCTCATGATACAGTAAGATATTATGTAAAAACCCAAATGGACTTTTGGCCCAGTGCAATCTCATTTTCTATATTGTAAAGCATGGGACTCttcatgggttctccaggcaagaatactggaatgggttgccatttcctcctccaggggaccaccGTTTGTCAGTAcccttcactatgacctgtcaggcttgggtggccctgcatgactGGCTCATAGCTTCCCTGAGCCCCTTCACCACTACAAGTCTGTGATCCATGaggaggagatagtgaaggacagaggagtctgtcgtgccccagtccacagggtggcaaagagttggacacaacacagTGACTGAACAGGAAGAACAAAGCATGGGCCAGGAAGAGGCTCCTCACCTGTGACAGACAGGAACAGTGGGTCGCTGGAGTCTGACCACGAGTAGGGAGAGTGAGTGAAGGAGCCGTAGCACCTGTAGACCCCGCTGTGGGCTGGGGTCCCAGGACCCAGAGGGAACTCTGCCTGGAGTGCTCCGCGGGGGCCCCGACCTCCAGCGAGCAGTGGCCGAAGGGCCTCCTCCTCCCTGAGCAGATGGAACTGGTCAAAGGCACTCTCGGAGCTGCAGACCAAGGTCACGTTCTCTCCTGACCTCACCTCGGGGCCCCCCTGGGCTGAGAGAGAGGGTTTCTTGGACAGACCTGGAAAGAGGAGACCTTGATCTTAGGGCACAAAGTGACTCGAGTCCTAAATAGAGGACTAAAGCCCGAAGTGTGAAACAAGAgaggcactgcaatgagaaggtcGCCCACCACCAGGAGAGAAAGCCCCACAGCAAGGGATACCCGGCACAGGGAAAACTTcagaaataactttaaatatgAGGTGCCATTTAAAATCCTCTTgaacaaattaataattttaaaaattgattgtcatttaatgtccttttttaaagaaagaatatatgtatatgaataactgaatcactctgttaTACAACAGGAATTAACCAACATCTGAATTCAACTAGACTTCAACAAAcataataagataaaataaattttaaaaatcaaccggAAGTGCCGTTCTCTTGAAATAAACAGACTACTAACTAAGTAAACAGACTACTAACTACTGCTGGGACCATCAGAAAACGTGGCATTGAGCCAGAAGCAGAGATTATGGAGTGGAAATTGCCAGAATCTCATTCGATCTTTGACCACCTCTTTCTTGAGGGCGTGTTCAGTgctgccctgcccacccccaggggcTGGAAGGGACTCTTTAGCGGTGATGGTTGGAGGGACCACTCCCCCCTCTTTGTGCAGAAGGACCTGTTAAACCCTGAGGCTGAGCAGCTTCAGGGTGTCAACCTCCATCTTGATCACCCAGGGGCGGGACTGCAGGGCGTCTGGTACCACAGTGTGCTGCTGACAGAGGAAGGGAACTCTGAAAGCGGGAACCAACCCCTTAACCACCCATCAGTGGCTGCCTGAGCGGGAACTGCCCGCGTCCCTGCTCTGGTACATTTTTCTCCGTTGGTCGTTCTTTCACATTCTCGCTCCTTCGCTCTGTCACCGGCTGTGTCTTCCCCTTAGCACACGGCAGGGACTctgttctcttttcccttccGCTTTCAcacctcctctctctgctttgcTCCCTCTCCCGAGTTTGTGAGTGTCTCTGCACGCCTGTCATTCTCTCCCGGTACTGATGCTGGACTGGACACCAGGCCTTCTGTGAAACAGAGAGCAGAAGGGACTGGCTGGCCACACTCACCTGTGATGATGATGTCCACAGGGTCGCTGGGGGCTGACCACTCATAGGGGGAGCGTCTGAGAGAGCCATAGCATCTGTAGGTGCCTGCACTCGCCAGAATCATGGGGCCAATGATGAAGTCAGCTGCGGCATACCCGCCAGTGAGCATCTGTCCACATCTCTGAAATAGCCCTGTGCTGTTTTCTTGGTGCAGGGTAAAGTTGTCAAACCACACCAGTGAGTGACAGCGGAGGGTCACATTCTGTCCCACCTGCACGAGGGGCCCTGGGTGGGCTGAGATGGTGGGTTTTGTGGACACACCTAGGAGCAAAGAGGTTGTGAGCTTCAGTGAGTCACCCAGACTCGGCGCTTCCCCTGACATCTGAAGGTGTAAATCTCCTCCCCATTTACCAACAGAGTCAATTACCCTCCCTGTGTGTCCTGTTGCGTTCTCTTTAGCCTTGTTCTCGGGCTCTGGCtcatgcttttctttctggctcatgCTTCTCTTTCTCCAGACCTCAGCCCCCTCTGTTTATTCTAAGCTCTTCAGCTGTTGGGTCTGCTCTCGGGTTCATGCATGCATACTCCGTCCCTTCAGTTGAGCCAGACTCtgtgcagctccatggactgtagccagcctggctcctctgccctcggGATTCTCCAgttgagaatactggagcgggttgccatgctctcagCTTCATCCCATCCCTAATATgcgtggtgggggctggggtgggcctGAGGATGCATACCCTGGCTCCCTTCACACTCATCTAGAATGTGGGCAGTGACTGCAGGGCGTTGGGATGGAGATGGAGGAAATAGGGAACATTTCCCCACCTGTGACCCCACCTCATGCCTCTGGAGGCATTCCTGGGGCTCCTTACCTGGGGCTCTAGCTCCTTCATATGGGATTACAGCTCCCTACTGGGTGGCAGGTGCtggatcagggtctttccccaTCCTCCCTGCTGGCAGGCAGTGGCAGCATCCTGTCTAACTAATGCCTAGGGAGGCTCCTCCTTCCTGCACTGGGGCACCCCATCCCTCTATCCAACACCGTGAGTTCAAACTCTGAGAGTGGGTTCTCTGTCCCTGGTCCGGTCCTGGCTGGGGATCCTGAGGAAGTCTTGGGCTGCACGGGCACGTGTACCTAGGGTAGCATTGCCTGCAGGCACGGGTGTCCCGGGCTGGGCTGGACCCCTCCTACCTGTGACCACAATCTGCAGGGGGTCACTGAGTGCGGACCAGTCGGCTCCAGAACACGTGTAGGACCCGGCATGTTCTCTGGTCACTGGGCCAAGGGTGAAGTTGTTGAAATAATGTCCCTGGAGCTCAGGCAGACGCCGTTTCCCATCTGTTTTGAACAGTCTGAATCTCTTAAGTGGAGAACGGGAGTGACACCAAAGAGTCACATTCTGTCCTAAGGGAACCACGGGGCTTGGCCAGGCGGACAAAGACAGCTTCTCATATTTACCTAGGAGAGAAGGAGACACAGGCTTTGAGAAGAAAATAGGAACGGTCAgctctccccactgccctggTGGGTAAGCTTCCCCTTTAATTCTACGAACTCTCCTGCCCTAAAGTGTATCACCCTGATGCTCAAGGACACCTGGGGCCTGGGGACAGACAGAGACTCAGTTAACCCAGTACGGGCATCATGGAGATTCTCAGAACATGAATAACTCTTGGGTTGACAAAATGTTGAATGACTTTCccttaaaacacaaaaaacctgGGGATTACTGGGCAGTGGTTAGGgattccagtggttaggaattggCACTTTctctgccaagggcccaagttgaaaccctgatcagggaactgagatcccgcaaGTTGCacaatgaaggcaaaataaaacaCCACAGAAAAACTGATGCCTGGACAAGAAGCGAAAGGACTTCCCCGTTGCATTTGTTGTAGCTCaaaacggtaaagaatctccctgcaaggTAGGAGAGCAGGGTTCAGTcctgagttggcaagatcccctggacaaggaaatggcaaccccctccatattcctgcctggagaatcccttggacagagcagcctggtgagctacagtccgtggggtcgaaaggagtcggacacgagcaactaacactaagaCAACTAAGCAGTGAGAAAGCCACTTGCCTGCAAAGAAGGAAGTGAACCTTGACCCTGGCTCCTTTGTTAGCTAACCTACATCAAATGTGTGACAAGGTCCAGGTGGCCCTGCCTGATAGCCAGACCCTTCCCTGGGGTCAGGTCTAGCGGGCGGTCCTGCAGATCCTGTTGTTAAGGGCCAGTTGGAGATGCCATGAGCCACCTTGTAGGGGAGGGTCTGTGGGATGCAGCCTCTTGCTCCCCTCTCATGATAGAAATGGCACTCAGTGTGctcagctcccagctcccagaCTTCACACTGTGCCTTCAGGTCCAGAGTCCAGAGCTGGGCTAACCTCTGGAGAGAGTGAAGATGAGTATCAAGGCCAATAGGAGGACCTGGGATCCACAGGACACGCGGCTCTCACTGTACTCACAGGGGGCTCACCCCAACCCCCAGTGTCATCTGCATCAGCCACAACTGCTCTGCTCAACAGAGAAATAAGGGATGGGGAGGACTCACCCACAGCTGCCCAGATCCTCAGACTCACACACAATCCTAGAAGGAAAAGCATGTCAGAGATGGCTTGTCCTGATGGACCCCATGCTCCTTGCACCCTCATCCAGGGAACCTGGTCAGTGGTGTGAAGACCTCCTAATGTCCACCATAAATTCTATGACCATGTCTTCTGGACTCACCGAGACCCAGGAGGCTGAGGAGACTGGGGCACATGGCTCTGCTTCTGTGAGACAGGAGGCAGAACTGAGCAAAGCTGACTGAGTCACAGGATGCGGAAGGCGGGCGGTGCTGTTGGTACAGTCAGTCTGGCTCATGTCACATGGGAAGATGGCCAGCCTCTTCTCACGCCAGGGATGAAAGTCTGACCTGAGCCATAGCACTGGGCTCGCCTCATGACCCGATCGTCACTTTTTGTTTCTCTAAACACTATCAACGTAAGAGTATTCAAACAGATCTTGCTGCCTTTAGGAAGTAGTAACTGTGCTTCAGTGTATAGCATGCAGGAAGCTTTTCCCATCTCATGATAAATCTCATTAACCTTAACTCTTCACAGAAGAGAAATCACATGTTCCCACCTGGTATGTCAGGCTCAGTGCAGATTGCCAATTAAAGACTTTTATTAACAGAGACTTTTATTCTGCATTCTTATGAGAGGACCAGACATGCATATTATGgctctttgaaaatatgaaaaaattctaTATAGTAATATATGTGATTAAGGAActaactgtgttagtttcaggtgtacagcagtgtgattcagttacacatatacatgcatctcttgcttttcaaattcttttcccacttaggtagttacagaatattaagtagaaTTCTCTGTTTTATccagtaggtccttcttggtcattcatttttaatataaccGTGTGTATACGTCAATCCCAAACTTACAATATAACCTCACCCTGACACTATCACACCTGGTaactgtaagttcattctctgtgagtttgttttgtaaataagttcattttctcaGATGTCAccaataagtgatatcatgtgatatttgtctttctctgactcttctTCATCTGAAATTATTTTGTGACTGTGAGTGGAGACTTTGCACACACaacactctctctgtctctctctgttcctCCCTTTCCAATCCAAGGACCACACATGTACACAAAGATAACGTGTGTAAAGGTGACTGTGGTGTTTTTTGGGAGGGGGATTTGTTCTGCCTAAACAGGTGGACAACCTTGCTTCCTAGACACTCAGATGAACGCAAAATATGTGGAGTAGAGACTTCCAAGCTCCAGAATGCTTGAATGAAGGGCGTGTCCACAAATAATCAACTCCAAACTGGGACAAAATGGCCTAGCTCTTTCAGAAGGCCAAGGGCAGACATACACCCAGTTCAGCTGTTGTTCATAGACAGGAAAGAACCTCAGTAAGGGCTGTAATTCCACACCATTGTGCTGCAGGTGTGGACTGTTAACATTAGTGATGCTCCGGAAGTAATAAATCTGGTCTCCTCCTGATTATTATGTATGTAATGGAGTAACAGCACAGTCACCCTTCttaaaatgtccttttatttacttactcTCATGTTTCAGAATTGATCTGTGTTCTTTGTCATTTCAGTTTGTGCATTTTTACTGCCATGTAGTGTTGCATTGCAGAGATATAAAccacaaattttcaaaaattaaaaaactgtattgaagcatagttaatttctgccatacaacaaattGATTCAGCtcaacatatatattcttttccattatgatttatg
This window harbors:
- the LOC101123656 gene encoding putative killer cell immunoglobulin-like receptor like protein KIR3DP1 isoform X3; this translates as MCPSLLSLLGLGLCVSLRIWAAVGKYEKLSLSAWPSPVVPLGQNVTLWCHSRSPLKRFRLFKTDGKRRLPELQGHYFNNFTLGPVTREHAGSYTCSGADWSALSDPLQIVVTGVSTKPTISAHPGPLVQVGQNVTLRCHSLVWFDNFTLHQENSTGLFQRCGQMLTGGYAAADFIIGPMILASAGTYRCYGSLRRSPYEWSAPSDPVDIIITGLSKKPSLSAQGGPEVRSGENVTLVCSSESAFDQFHLLREEEALRPLLAGGRGPRGALQAEFPLGPGTPAHSGVYRCYGSFTHSPYSWSDSSDPLFLSVTGSTTSTCPSTMDPHTTEEAPLPQEHSSMWHIVLGLSIAFTSISIILSALVCHWCSAQNHVAIMEGEPMEDRTVNGEDSAVEDVIYAHLDLGTLSKRQSTPTSLRPMHPSTEPIIYEEFNINQDHAEP
- the LOC101123656 gene encoding putative killer cell immunoglobulin-like receptor like protein KIR3DP1 isoform X1, with protein sequence MRVQGAWGPSGQAISDMLFLLGLCVSLRIWAAVGKYEKLSLSAWPSPVVPLGQNVTLWCHSRSPLKRFRLFKTDGKRRLPELQGHYFNNFTLGPVTREHAGSYTCSGADWSALSDPLQIVVTGVSTKPTISAHPGPLVQVGQNVTLRCHSLVWFDNFTLHQENSTGLFQRCGQMLTGGYAAADFIIGPMILASAGTYRCYGSLRRSPYEWSAPSDPVDIIITGLSKKPSLSAQGGPEVRSGENVTLVCSSESAFDQFHLLREEEALRPLLAGGRGPRGALQAEFPLGPGTPAHSGVYRCYGSFTHSPYSWSDSSDPLFLSVTGSTTSTCPSTMDPHTTEEAPLPQEHSSMWHIVLGLSIAFTSISIILSALVCHWCSAQNHVAIMEGEPMEDRTVNGEDSAVEDVIYAHLDLGTLSKRQSTPTSLRPMHPSTEPIIYEEFNINQDHAEP
- the LOC101123656 gene encoding putative killer cell immunoglobulin-like receptor like protein KIR3DP1 isoform X5; this translates as MRVQGAWGPSGQAISDMLFLLGLCVSLRIWAAVGKYEKLSLSAWPSPVVPLGQNVTLWCHSRSPLKRFRLFKTDGKRRLPELQGHYFNNFTLGPVTREHAGSYTCSGADWSALSDPLQIVVTGVSTKPTISAHPGPLVQVGQNVTLRCHSLVWFDNFTLHQENSTGLFQRCGQMLTGGYAAADFIIGPMILASAGTYRCYGSLRRSPYEWSAPSDPVDIIITGLSKKPSLSAQGGPEVRSGENVTLVCSSESAFDQFHLLREEEALRPLLAGGRGPRGALQAEFPLGPGTPAHSGVYRCYGSFTHSPYSWSDSSDPLFLSVTGSTTSTCPSTMDPHTTEEAPLPQEHSSMWHIVLGLSIAFTSISIILSALVCHWCSAQNLE
- the LOC101123656 gene encoding putative killer cell immunoglobulin-like receptor like protein KIR3DP1 isoform X4, whose protein sequence is MRVQGAWGPSGQAISDMLFLLGLCVSLRIWAAVGKYEKLSLSAWPSPVVPLGQNVTLWCHSRSPLKRFRLFKTDGKRRLPELQGHYFNNFTLGPVTREHAGSYTCSGADWSALSDPLQIVVTGVSTKPTISAHPGPLVQVGQNVTLRCHSLVWFDNFTLHQENSTGLFQRCGQMLTGGYAAADFIIGPMILASAGTYRCYGSLRRSPYEWSAPSDPVDIIITGLSKKPSLSAQGGPEVRSGENVTLVCSSESAFDQFHLLREEEALRPLLAGGRGPRGALQAEFPLGPGTPAHSGVYRCYGSFTHSPYSWSDSSDPLFLSVTGSTTSTCPSTMDPHTTEDVAIMEGEPMEDRTVNGEDSAVEDVIYAHLDLGTLSKRQSTPTSLRPMHPSTEPIIYEEFNINQDHAEP
- the LOC101123656 gene encoding putative killer cell immunoglobulin-like receptor like protein KIR3DP1 isoform X2, which translates into the protein MRVQGAWGPSGQAISDMLFLLGLCVSLRIWAAVGKYEKLSLSAWPSPVVPLGQNVTLWCHSRSPLKRFRLFKTDGKRRLPELQGHYFNNFTLGPVTREHAGSYTCSGADWSALSDPLQIVVTGVSTKPTISAHPGPLVQVGQNVTLRCHSLVWFDNFTLHQENSTGLFQRCGQMLTGGYAAADFIIGPMILASAGTYRCYGSLRRSPYEWSAPSDPVDIIITGLSKKPSLSAQGGPEVRSGENVTLVCSSESAFDQFHLLREEEALRPLLAGGRGPRGALQAEFPLGPGTPAHSGVYRCYGSFTHSPYSWSDSSDPLFLSVTGSTTSTCPSTMDPHTTEAPLPQEHSSMWHIVLGLSIAFTSISIILSALVCHWCSAQNHVAIMEGEPMEDRTVNGEDSAVEDVIYAHLDLGTLSKRQSTPTSLRPMHPSTEPIIYEEFNINQDHAEP